Below is a window of Dictyostelium discoideum AX4 chromosome 1 chromosome, whole genome shotgun sequence DNA.
AATTTCAGTAACAAGATTAATAtccctttttaaaaattattattattatttaaattaaattaaattggaattagtatatttttttttttttttttttttttttttttttaataaaagtaataataggttaaattaattacatttttttacAGGATTCTTTAAAGTTTTCCCACCATTTATTATCAGAATCTAATTTTGTCATTTCATTCTTTGGAATATAACTtgcaaatttaaatgataaacctTCTTCAGCTGTCCATTCTTTAATTTGATCTAAAAATTGATCTAGATTTACAGTTGGGGGAATACGAATATCAAAACCTGCTTCAGCTTGGGTTGGAATAACATTATAACTAAAGTTATTACTATGATCAATTGGAATACCAGCCTTTAATACTGTCAAATTCAATGATGTAACATCTCCCAATTTCTTACCACATTCATGTTGACCATGATGAAGACTTTCAAATTGTTCTTGTCTAAATGCtaacattttattaattgttctcatctatatatatatatagttttataaataaatatgttaatataaattttattttttatttttttttttttattttttttttttattttttttttttttacttactaatttttcaattgcaGTACCTTCAATAAATCTTGAACCATGACCAGCATTGCCAACAGCAGTTATATGAACCCACCATGGAGCTCTTTCACCATAGAAAACAGTGAAATCATTAGTGGGTGATGCTAAACCTTCATCTAAACATAAaccaatatttaattgtCTAAACTTTTCAGTGTAAACAAATTTCTCCATACCTTTACCAGAACCACCAATCTCTTCATCTGGCACGAATGAAAGATGTAAAGTTCTCTTTAACTTTTGACCACTTTGTACGATTCTACGAGCTACTTCTAAAAATTGCATACAAACACATTTCATATCTTGAGTACCTCTTCCAAAGATATTACCACTCTCATCTTTCCATGCTGAAAATGGGTCAACTTTCCATGAATCATGAACTGCTggtacaacatcaacatgtgaatttaataaaactgtttttaaatttggttcTAATCCTTCAATTTTCATTA
It encodes the following:
- the acy1 gene encoding N-acyl-L-amino-acid amidohydrolase; translated protein: MNSIQENEHVTVFREFLKIRTDHPTPDYESSTKFLVEKAKEYNIPYEVYRETGTPIVLMKIEGLEPNLKTVLLNSHVDVVPAVHDSWKVDPFSAWKDESGNIFGRGTQDMKCVCMQFLEVARRIVQSGQKLKRTLHLSFVPDEEIGGSGKGMEKFVYTEKFRQLNIGLCLDEGLASPTNDFTVFYGERAPWWVHITAVGNAGHGSRFIEGTAIEKLMRTINKMLAFRQEQFESLHHGQHECGKKLGDVTSLNLTVLKAGIPIDHSNNFSYNVIPTQAEAGFDIRIPPTVNLDQFLDQIKEWTAEEGLSFKFASYIPKNEMTKLDSDNKWWENFKESCKKMDINLVTEIFPAATDSRFIRNLGIPAFGFSPINNTPILLHDHNEFLNEKVYLRGIDIFMGIIPNLVNME